In Mustela lutreola isolate mMusLut2 chromosome 1, mMusLut2.pri, whole genome shotgun sequence, one genomic interval encodes:
- the LOC131813082 gene encoding uncharacterized protein LOC131813082 produces the protein MKEKRSPTSAPCFLSLVYKIRRRNLRVWVQSFRSCTDSRRGHSSRTGSSRVCSSWTGSSRGHSSRIGSSRACSSWTGSSRACSSWTGSSKACSSWTGSSHRSHSPPCNPHRSHSPPCSPHRSHSPPCSPHRSHSWSRNRLAHSSTRACSSTRAHSSPHSWSHSPHSRTRSPHSWSHSPRNSHSSSWFWWVESGSVPSYWLSFAVVGWSCEQDARTALLSEFGYRLEAVLSDSFWVFSVS, from the exons ATGAAGGAGAAAAG ATCCCCCACATCTGCCCCATGTTTCTTGTCGCTTGTGTATAAAATACGGAGAAGGAACCTCAGA GTTTGGGTTCAGAGCTTTAGATCTTGCACTGACAGCAGACGGGGACACAGCAGCcggactgggagcagcagg GTTtgcagcagctggactgggagcagcaggggacaCAGCAGCAGGATTGGGAGCAGCAGGGCTtgcagcagctggactgggagcagcagggcttgcagcagctggactgggagcagcaaggcttgcagcagctggactgggagcagccacaggagccacagccccccttgcaacccccacaggagccacag ccccccttgcagcccccacaggagccacagccccccttgcagcccccacaggagccacagctgGAGCAGGAACAGGCTGGCACACAGCAGCACACGGGCTTGCAGCAGCACACGGGCACACAGCAGCCCCCACAGCTGGAGCCACAGCCCCCACAGCCGGACCCGCAGCCCCCACAGCTGGAGCCACAGCCCCCGGAACAGCCACAGCAGCTCATGGTTCTGGTGGGTTGAGAGTGGATCAG TGCCTTCCTACTGGCTCAG CTTTGCCGTGGTTGGTTGGTCATGCGAACAGGACGCCAGGACCGCActgctcagtgagtttggctacCGGCTCGAGGCCGTGCTCTCCGATAGTTTCTGGGTCTTCTCGGTGTCTTGA